In Moorella sp. Hama-1, a single genomic region encodes these proteins:
- a CDS encoding alpha amylase N-terminal ig-like domain-containing protein: protein MLHHRPSPRFCQPLAPDRLLLRLKTRRREGQHCQVIYEDEGLQTAPMYIYARTPHYLYYQAEVNLSYPWRCSYFFRQQDQEGHIRYIFAGVTGQEGTPFTYNWDPAAIFTIPEWLYDAVFYQIFPDRFYNGNPANDPPGTRPWGEAPTRESFSGGDLEGIQAKIPYLRYLGVNALWLNPIFAASSNHRYNTRDYLTIDPALGDTDTLRRLVAALHGAGLHIILDGVFNHTGTDFFAFKDVVARGAASPYKDWYYFHDFPVRSAPRANYACWWDIPELPKLNAGNPEVRNYLLHVATYWLWDAGTDGWRLDVPNEIAPPFWREFRQQVKGTNPQAYIVGEIWRDARFWLGDRYFDGVMNYLFRDLILAFFAQRRFPISTLDLLLGLVRLRYPEAANFALLNLLGSHDTARIITAFQEDLAGLPGHSGSYAEAVAHLRPALILQLTYPGAPLIYYGDEVGLTGGPDPDCRRTMPWEPREWNRELLDFYRRLIALRRQLRPLRWGFFQPLFTDDQAEVYAYARRLEGERVIIIINASDLPQTVTLAAAGVDLADGSTWHDGISNRLLEVQGGQISLPLDANSGAILYQD, encoded by the coding sequence TTGCTCCACCACCGCCCCAGCCCCCGTTTCTGCCAGCCCCTGGCACCCGACCGGCTCCTCCTGCGTTTAAAGACCCGCCGCAGGGAAGGGCAGCACTGCCAGGTTATCTATGAAGACGAAGGCCTGCAAACGGCCCCCATGTATATCTATGCCCGGACACCCCATTATCTCTATTACCAGGCTGAGGTCAACCTCTCCTATCCCTGGCGCTGCTCCTACTTTTTCCGGCAGCAGGACCAGGAGGGCCATATTCGCTATATCTTCGCCGGTGTTACCGGCCAGGAGGGCACCCCTTTTACTTATAACTGGGATCCCGCGGCTATCTTTACCATTCCTGAATGGCTCTATGACGCCGTGTTTTATCAGATCTTCCCCGACCGCTTTTATAACGGCAACCCGGCCAACGACCCGCCGGGAACCCGGCCCTGGGGGGAAGCTCCTACCAGGGAAAGCTTCTCCGGCGGCGACCTGGAGGGCATCCAGGCCAAGATCCCCTATCTCCGGTATCTCGGCGTCAATGCCCTGTGGCTCAACCCTATTTTTGCCGCCTCCTCCAACCACCGTTACAACACCAGGGACTACCTGACCATCGACCCGGCCCTGGGGGATACGGATACTTTGCGCCGCCTGGTGGCCGCCCTCCACGGCGCCGGCCTGCATATTATCCTGGATGGCGTCTTCAACCATACGGGGACCGATTTCTTTGCCTTTAAGGATGTAGTCGCCCGGGGGGCGGCCTCCCCCTATAAGGACTGGTATTACTTCCATGACTTCCCGGTGCGAAGCGCGCCCCGGGCCAACTATGCCTGCTGGTGGGATATCCCCGAGCTACCCAAACTCAACGCCGGCAACCCCGAGGTCCGCAATTACCTCCTGCACGTGGCGACTTACTGGCTGTGGGATGCCGGCACCGACGGCTGGCGCCTGGACGTGCCCAATGAGATCGCGCCCCCCTTCTGGCGGGAGTTTCGCCAGCAGGTAAAAGGCACTAACCCCCAGGCCTACATCGTCGGTGAGATCTGGCGCGACGCCCGTTTCTGGCTGGGCGACCGCTACTTCGACGGGGTGATGAACTACCTCTTCCGTGATCTGATCCTGGCCTTCTTTGCCCAGAGGCGTTTCCCTATCTCCACCCTGGATCTCCTCCTGGGCCTGGTGCGCCTGCGTTACCCGGAGGCAGCCAACTTCGCTCTCCTAAACCTCCTGGGCAGCCATGACACGGCACGGATTATCACCGCCTTCCAGGAAGACCTGGCCGGCCTACCCGGCCATTCCGGCAGTTACGCCGAGGCCGTGGCCCACCTGCGGCCGGCCTTAATCCTGCAGCTCACCTATCCCGGCGCCCCCCTCATCTACTACGGCGACGAGGTCGGCCTCACCGGCGGCCCGGACCCCGATTGCCGCCGGACCATGCCCTGGGAGCCCCGGGAGTGGAACCGGGAGCTCCTGGATTTCTACCGGCGCTTGATTGCCCTGCGGCGCCAGCTGCGGCCCCTGCGGTGGGGCTTCTTCCAGCCCCTCTTTACCGACGACCAGGCCGAGGTCTATGCCTATGCCCGGCGCCTGGAGGGGGAGCGGGTAATCATTATTATCAATGCCAGCGACCTGCCCCAGACGGTTACCCTGGCGGCAGCCGGCGTGGATCTGGCTGATGGCAGCACCTGGCATGATGGCATCAGCAACCGCCTC
- a CDS encoding DUF4912 domain-containing protein, which produces MLDLASGYHQNALICLPQDQHTCYVYWDFTPARIRTLVDFLQRVRPEMQLALRLCSHDNHQPDREVILEQGGVGPGSCYFHDLDARAAYHLELGARSPAGEFVVFSRTGIIRLQPVKLAEPEGDSLTTPGLRLNWTIPLENQPPSSNFNWS; this is translated from the coding sequence GTGCTCGATCTAGCTTCTGGCTACCATCAAAATGCCCTGATCTGCCTGCCCCAGGACCAGCACACTTGCTATGTCTACTGGGATTTTACTCCCGCACGGATCCGCACCCTGGTGGATTTTTTACAACGGGTAAGGCCAGAGATGCAGCTTGCCCTGCGTCTTTGTAGCCATGATAACCACCAGCCGGACCGGGAAGTTATCCTGGAACAGGGGGGGGTGGGGCCAGGAAGCTGCTATTTTCATGATCTGGATGCCCGGGCTGCTTATCACCTGGAGCTGGGCGCCCGGAGCCCGGCGGGGGAGTTTGTCGTCTTTTCCCGCACGGGGATTATCCGGCTGCAGCCAGTTAAACTGGCGGAACCGGAGGGCGACTCTCTGACAACGCCGGGTTTGAGGCTCAATTGGACAATCCCCCTGGAAAATCAGCCGCCCAGCAGCAATTTTAACTGGTCCTAA